The following nucleotide sequence is from Microbacterium imperiale.
CGGCCGTCGCGGCGGCGCCTCGCGTCGGCACGTCGGCGACCGCGGCGAGCAGCGCATCGCGTGGCTGTTCCTCGCCCCGTTCCTCGTGGCCTTCGCGCTCTTCCTCGTGTGGCCCCTGCTGCACGGGCTCTACCTGAGCTTCACGGATCAGTCGCTGACCGGCGCCGGCGGCTCCTTCGTCGGCATCACGAACTACATCGAGGCGCTGGGCGACCCCGTGATGTGGCGCTCGCTCGGCAACACGGCCTGGTTCACAGTGCTCTCGACCATCCCGCTCGTCCTGCTCGCGCTCATCATGGCGCTGCTCGTGCAGCGGGGACTGCCCGGACAGTGGCTGTGGCGCCTGTCGTTCTTCATGCCCTACCTGCTGGCCTCCACCGTCATCTCGCAGATCTGGGTGTGGATCTTCAACCCGCAGATCGGTGCCGCCAACGGCATCCTCGAAGCGTTCGGCCTCGAACCGATCGCGTGGCTGCAGAACCCGGACACCAACATGCTCGCGATCGTCATCGCGACGGTCTGGTGGACGGTGGGCTTCAACTTCCTGCTGTACCTCGCGGCCCTGCAGAACATCCCCGAGAGGCAGTACGAGGCGGCATCCATCGACGGGGCGGGGGAGTGGCGCAAGCTCTTCTCGATCACGATCCCGCAGCTCGGACCGATCACGGTGCTCATCGTGATCCTGCAGGTCCTCGCCTCGCTGAAGCTGTTCGACCAGGCGTACCAGATGCTCGGCGGCATCGCGAGCGAGACGACCCGCTCGATCGTCCAGTACATCTACGAGTCCGGCTTCGTCGGATACCGCTTCGGCTACTCCGCCGCCATCTCGTACGTCTTCTTCGCGGTGATCGTCGTCATCGGCGTCATCCAAGCCCTCGTCACCCGCCGCCGGAAGGAGCACTCATGAGCGCCACCGCCACCGCCACCCGCTCCGTCGTCGCACCGGGGGTCCCGTCCGACTCGCGCGCCCGTAAGCCCGGGCAGCGCCGCTTCGGCCCGCTGAACATCGCCGCCTTCATCGCTCTCGCGCTGATGGCCGTCGGCTGGCTGCTCCCGTTCCTGTGGGCCGTCGCGACCGCGTTCAAGACCGAGACGGATGCCGCCTCGGGTGCCGGCGGCTGGGTCGGCGAGAGCGGCCCGACGACCGAGGCCTTCACCTCGATCCTGTCGCAGGGCAACGTCTGGATCTGGGCGGGCAACAGCCTGTGGACCTCGGCTGCCATCACCCTGATCACCCTCGCGATCTCGGCCGTCGCCGCGTACGCGTTCTCGCGGCTGGACTTCCGCGGCAAGAAGCTGCTCTACGGCGCGGTCATCGCCTCGATCGTCATCCCGCCGCAGGTGCTGATCATTCCCCTGTTCTACGAGATGCTCGCCTTCAACCTCGTCGACACCCCGTGGGGCCTGATCCTGCCGCAGGTGGTCGCGCCGGCGATGGTGTTCATCCTGAAGAAGTTCTTCGACCAGGTGCCGATCGAGCTCGAGGATGCCGCACGCGTCGACGGAGCCGGACGCTTCCGGGTGTTCTGGTCGATCGTGCTGCCGCTGTCGCGTCCGATCCTCGGCGCCGTCGCGATCTTCGTCTTCATCACCGCCTGGAACAACTTCCTCTGGCCGTTCCTCATCATCAACGACACGACCCTCATGACGCTTCCGGTCGGCCTCCAGACCGTCATCAGCGCCTACGGCGTGCAGTACGCCCA
It contains:
- a CDS encoding carbohydrate ABC transporter permease; translation: MTLDTGSGRAGIADSAATRTIVTGRRGGASRRHVGDRGEQRIAWLFLAPFLVAFALFLVWPLLHGLYLSFTDQSLTGAGGSFVGITNYIEALGDPVMWRSLGNTAWFTVLSTIPLVLLALIMALLVQRGLPGQWLWRLSFFMPYLLASTVISQIWVWIFNPQIGAANGILEAFGLEPIAWLQNPDTNMLAIVIATVWWTVGFNFLLYLAALQNIPERQYEAASIDGAGEWRKLFSITIPQLGPITVLIVILQVLASLKLFDQAYQMLGGIASETTRSIVQYIYESGFVGYRFGYSAAISYVFFAVIVVIGVIQALVTRRRKEHS
- a CDS encoding carbohydrate ABC transporter permease is translated as MSATATATRSVVAPGVPSDSRARKPGQRRFGPLNIAAFIALALMAVGWLLPFLWAVATAFKTETDAASGAGGWVGESGPTTEAFTSILSQGNVWIWAGNSLWTSAAITLITLAISAVAAYAFSRLDFRGKKLLYGAVIASIVIPPQVLIIPLFYEMLAFNLVDTPWGLILPQVVAPAMVFILKKFFDQVPIELEDAARVDGAGRFRVFWSIVLPLSRPILGAVAIFVFITAWNNFLWPFLIINDTTLMTLPVGLQTVISAYGVQYAQVMAQAVLASLPLIIVFLIFQKQIVRGVATTGFGGQ